The following proteins come from a genomic window of Eulemur rufifrons isolate Redbay unplaced genomic scaffold, OSU_ERuf_1 scaffold_261, whole genome shotgun sequence:
- the LOC138380049 gene encoding olfactory receptor 10H2-like — MLGPNRTSTSEFILIGFSTFPQQLLPVFFLLFLLMYLFTLLGNLLIMATVWSERSLHTPMYLFLCALSVSEVLYTVAIIPRMLADLLSAHRSITLPACAGQMFSSFTFGFTHSFLLTVMGYDHYVAICHPLRYNVLMSPHGCACLVGWSWAGGSVMGMVVTIAIFQLTFCGPSEIQHFFCHVPPLLKLACGDDIPWVAKGVGLVCITALLGCFFLILLSYTFIVATILKIPSAEGRHKAFSTCAAHLTVVVVHYGFASVIYLRPKGPHSLEGDILMGTTYTVLTPFLSPIIFSLRNKELKVTTKKIFVSKFFSQNS; from the coding sequence ATGCTGGGGCCAAACCGCACCTCCACGTCTGAATTCATCCTCATCGGCTTCTCCACCTTCCCGCAGCAGCTCCTGCCCGTCTTCTTCCTGCTGTTCCTGCTGATGTACCTGTTCACGCTGCTGGGCAACCTGCTCATCATGGCCACCGTCTGGAGCGAGCGCAGCCTCCACACGCCCATGTACCTCTTCCTGTGCGCCCTGTCCGTCTCCGAGGTCCTCTACACCGTGGCCATCATCCCACGCATGCTGGCCGACCTGCTGTCCGCCCACCGCTCCATCACCCTCCCAGCGTGTGCCGGGCAGATGTTCTCCTCCTTCACGTTTGGCTTCACCCACTCCTTCCTGCTCACCGTCATGGGCTACGACCACTACgtggccatctgccacccccTGCGCTACAATGTGCTCATGAGCCCCCATGGCTGTGCCTGCCTGGTGGGCTGGTCCTGGGCTGGTGGCTCGGTCATGGGGATGGTGGTGACCATCGCCATTTTCCAACTCACCTTCTGTGGACCCAGTGAGATCCAGCATTTCTTCTGCCACGTGCCACCACTGTTGAAGTTGGCCTGTGGAGATGACATACCATGGGTGGCCAAGGGCGTGGGCTTGGTGTGCATCACGGCTCTGCTGGGCTgcttcttcctcatcctcctctccTACACTTTCATTGTAGCCACCATCTTGAAGATCCCATCTGCTGAAGGTCGGcacaaggccttctccacctgtgcgGCCCACCTCACTGTGGTGGTTGTGCACTATGGCTTTGCCTCTGTCATCTACCTCAGACCCAAGGGTCCCCACTCTCTGGAAGGAGACATCCTGATGGGAACCACCTACACGGTCCTCACACCCTTCCTCAGCCCCATCATCTTCAGCCTCAGGAACAAGGAGCTGAAGGTCACCACGAAGAAGATCTTTGTCAGCAAATTCTTTTCGCAGAACTCCTGA